A stretch of the Prinia subflava isolate CZ2003 ecotype Zambia chromosome 33, Cam_Psub_1.2, whole genome shotgun sequence genome encodes the following:
- the LOC134563114 gene encoding zinc finger protein 271-like, producing the protein MALEGSWKQLVGEAAVSGSAAQERNGEEKPRRCRTRRGCKRRSRGSEQERSTPGRGGGRSSELGDPEKPQDREKPHKCSECGKSFRWRSELISHRRIHTGEKPYECGECGKSFSQSSDLIRHQMIHTVDRPRPYVCDQCKKRFPTSSQLLLHQRIHTDERPFRCPDCGMGFKQNFTLVTHRRIHTGERPYECDQCAKSFSTSSNLIMHQRSHTGERPYECGECGKSFSTSSNLMRHQRRHTGERPYECDQCKKRFPTTSQLLLHQRIHTDERPFRCPDCKIGFKQKSTLVKHCRTHTGERPYECPQCGKSFTQRWTLIAHKRSHTGERPYECGECGKSFIRSSHLSLHQMIHTGERPYECDQCKKRFQTSSSLLVHQQIHTDERPFRCPDCGKGFKQNSTLITHRRIHTGERPFHCSVCGMGFKRNCIFIMHRRIHTGERPYECPQPYNQCKKRFQTSSSLLLHQRIHTDERPFHCPDCGMGFKGNSDLVSHQCIHTGERPYECRECGKTFSHNSNLIAHQRSHTGERPYECDQCRKRFQTSSSLLLHQRIHTDERPFRCPDCRKGFKHNWILVTHQRIHTGERRYECGVCGKSFRHRSNLTQHQQSQH; encoded by the exons ATGGCCCTGGAAGGATCCTGGAAGCAGCTGGTGGGAGAGGCCGCTGTGAGCGGCTCCGCAGCGCAGGAACgcaacggggaggaaaagccgcGGAGATGCCGcacgaggaggggctgcaaacgcAGATCTCGGGGCTCCGAGCAGGAAAGATCCAccccgggccggggaggcggccgcagctcggagctgggggaCCCTGAGAAGCCTCAGGAtagggagaagccccacaagtgctcggagtgtgggaagagcttcaggtggAGATCAGAACTCATCAGCCACCGGCGTATCCACACCGGGGAAAAGCCCTACGAGTGTGgagagtgtgggaagagctttagCCAGAGCTCGGACCTGATCAGAcaccagatgatccacaccGTAGATAGGCCCAGGCCCTACGTGTGTGACcaatgcaagaagaggtttcccaccagttcccagctcctcctgcaccagcggattcacacggatgagaggcccttccgctgccctgactgcgggatgggcttcaagCAAAACTTCACCCTCGTCacccaccggcgcatccacaccggggagaggccctacgagtgtgaccagTGTGCAAAGAGCTTCAGCACGAGCTCCAACCTGATCAtgcaccagaggagccacacaggggaacggccctatgagtgtggggagtgtgggaagagcttcagcacGAGCTCCAACCTCATGAGACACCAGAGGAGACACACTGGAGAgcggccctacgagtgtgaccagtgcaagaagaggtttcccacaacctcccagctcctcctgcaccagcggATTCAtacggatgagaggcccttccgctgccccgactgcaAGATCGGCTTCAAGCAGAAGTCCACCCTTGTCAAGCACTGTCGCAcccacaccggggagaggccctacgagtgtccccagtgtgggaagagcttcacgCAGCGATGGACTCTGATTGCTCACAAGAGGAGCCACAcaggggaacggccctatgagtgtggggagtgtgggaagagcttcatccGGAGCTCTCACCTGAGTCTccaccagatgatccacaccggggagaggccctacgagtgtgaccaatgcaagaagaggtttcagaccagctccagTCTCCTCGTGCACCAGCAgattcacacggatgagaggcctttccgctgccccgactgcgggaagggcttcaagcaaAACTCCACCCTCATCacccaccggcgcatccacactggCGAGAG GCCTTTCCACTGCTCCGTCTGTGGGATGGGCTTCAAGCGAAACTGCATCTTCATCAtgcaccggcgcatccacaccggggagaggccctacgagtgtcccca gccctacaaccaatgcaagaagaggtttcagaccagctccagtctcctcctgcaccagcggattcacacggatgagaggcctTTCCactgccccgactgcgggatgggcttcaagGGAAACTCCGACCTTGTCAGCCACCAGTGCATCCACACgggggagaggccctatgaaTGTCGGGAGTGTGGGAAGACCTTCAGCCACAACTCCAACCTGATTGCCCACCAGAGGAGTCACACaggggagaggccctatgagtgtgaccaatgcaggaagaggtttcagaccagctccagTCTTCTCCTGCACCAGCggattcacacggatgagaggcccttccgctgccctgactgcaggaagggctttAAGCACAACTGGATCCTCGTCACCCAccagcgcatccacaccggAGAGAGGCGCTATGAGTGTGGGgtgtgtgggaagagcttcagacaCCGCTCTAACTTGACCCAACACCAAcagagccagcactga